In one window of Cynocephalus volans isolate mCynVol1 chromosome 6, mCynVol1.pri, whole genome shotgun sequence DNA:
- the LRRN3 gene encoding leucine-rich repeat neuronal protein 3, which produces MKDIPLRIHVLLGLAITTLVQAVDKKVDCPQLCTCEIRPWFTPRSIYMDASTVDCNDLGLLNFPTRLPADTQILLLQTNNIAKIEYSIDFPVNLTGLDLSQNNLSSVTNINVKKMPQLLSVYLEENKLTELPEKCLSGLSNLQELYINHNLLSTISPGAFIGLHNLLRLHLNSNKLQMINSKWFDALPNLEILMIGENPIIKIKDMNFKPLINLRSLVIAGINLTEIPDNALVGLENLESISFYDNRLIKVPHIALQKVVNLKFLDLNKNPINRIRRGDFSNMLHLKELGINNMPELISIDSLAVDNLPDLRKIEATNNPRLSYIHPNAFFRLPRLESLMLNSNALSALYQGTIESLPNLKEISIHSNPIRCDCVIRWINMNKTNIRFMEPDSLFCVDPPEFQGQNVRQVHFRDMMEICLPLIAPESFPSNLDVEAGSYISLHCRATAEPQPEIYWITPSGQKLLPNTVTNKFYVHSEGTLDISGITSKEGGLYTCIATNLVGADLKSIMIKVDGSFPQDNNGSLNIKIRDIQANSVLVSWKASSKILKSSVKWTAFVKTENSYAAQSARIPSDIKIYNLTHLNPSTEYKICIDIPTIYQKNRKQCVNVTTKGLDPDRKEYEKSNATAFMACLGGLLGIIGVICLFSCLSQEMNCGGGQSYVRNYLQKPTFAFSELYPPLINLWEAGKEKSQLKSTVIGVPTNMS; this is translated from the coding sequence ATGAAGGACATACCACTCCGAATTCATGTACTACTTGGCCTAGCTATCACTACACTAGTACAAGCTGTAGATAAAAAAGTGGATTGCCCACAATTATGTACATGTGAAATAAGACCTTGGTTTACACCCAGATCCATTTATATGGACGCATCTACAGTGGATTGTAATGATTTAGGTCTTTTAAATTTCCCAACCAGATTGCCTGCTGACACACAGATTCTTCTCCTACAGACTAATAATATTGCAAAAATTGAATATTCCATAGACTTTCCAGTAAACCTTACTGGCCTGGACTTATCTCAAAACAATTTATCTTCAGTCACCAATATTAATGTAAAAAAGATGCCTCAGCTCCTTTCTGTGTACCTAGAGGAAAACAAACTTACTGAGCTGCCTGAAAAATGTCTGTCTGGGCTGAGCAACTTACAAGAACTCTATATTAATCACAACTTGCTTTCTACAATTTCTCCTGGAGCCTTTATTGGCCTACATAATCTTCTTCGACTTCATCTCAATTCAAATAAATTGCAGATGATCAACAGTAAATGGTTTGACGCTCTTCCAAATCTAGAAATTCTGATGATTGGGGAAAATCCAATCATAAAAATCAAAGACATGAACTTTAAGCCTCTTATCAACCTTCGCAGTCTGGTTATAGCTGGCATAAACCTCACAGAAATACCAGATAATGCCTTGGTTGGACTTGAAAACTTAGAAAGCATCTCTTTTTATGACAACAGGCTTATTAAAGTGCCACACATTGCTCTTCAAAAAGTTGTAAACCTCAAATTTTTGGATCTAAATAAAAATCCTATTAACAGAATACGAAGGGGTGATTTTAGCAATATGCTACACTTAAAAGAGTTGGGGATAAATAATATGCCTGAGTTGATTTCCATCGACAGCCTTGCTGTGGATAACTTgccagatttaagaaaaatagaagctACTAACAACCCCAGATTGTCTTACATTCACCCTAATGCATTTTTCAGACTCCCCAGACTGGAATCACTCATGCTGAACAGCAATGCCCTCAGTGCCCTGTACCAAGGTACTATTGAGTCTCTGCCAAACCTCAAGGAAATCAGTATACACAGCAACCCCATTAGGTGTGATTGTGTCATCCGCTGGATTAATATGAACAAAACCAACATTCGATTTATGGAGCCAGATTCACTGTTTTGTGTGGACCCACCTGAATTCCAAGGCCAGAATGTTCGGCAAGTGCATTTCAGGGACATGATGGAAATTTGCCTCCCTCTTATAGCTCCTGAGAGCTTTCCTTCTAATCTGGATGTGGAAGCTGGGAGCTATATTTCCTTACATTGTAGAGCTACTGCAGAGCCACAGCCGGAAATCTACTGGATAACACCTTCTGGTCAAAAACTCTTGCCTAATACTGTAACGAACAAGTTCTATGTCCATTCTGAAGGTACACTAGATATAAGTGGCATAACATCAAAAGAAGGGGGTTTATATACTTGTATAGCAACTAACCTAGTTGGTGCTGACTTGAAGTCTATTATGATCAAAGTGGATGGTTCTTTTCCCCAGGATAACAATGGAtctttgaatattaaaataagaGATATTCAGGCCAATTCGGTTCTGGTGTCTTGGAAAGCAAGTTCTAAAATTCTCAAATCCAGTGTTAAGTGGACAGCCTTTGTCAAGACTGAAAATTCTTATGCTGCCCAAAGTGCTCGAATACCATCTGATATCAAGATATACAATCTTACTCATCTAAACCCATCAACTGAGTATAAGATTTGTATTGATATTCCCACCATctatcagaaaaacagaaaacaatgtgTAAATGTCACCACAAAAGGTTTGGACCCTGATCGAAAAGAGTATGAAAAGAGTAACGCCACAGCCTTCATGGCCTGCCTTGGAGGCCTTCTGGGGATTATTGGTGTGATATGTCTTTTCAGCTGCCTCTCTCAAGAAATGAACTGTGGTGGTGGACAAAGCTATGTGAGGAATTACTTACAGAAACCAACCTTTGCATTCAGTGAGCTTTATCCTCCTCTGATAAATCTCTGGGAAGCaggcaaagaaaaaagtcaaCTGAAATCAACTGTTATAGGCGTGCCAACAAATATGTCCTAA